The segment CGCAAATATGTATTTTGGAAATGGTCAGGCAAATGGGGATTCCGAAAGAACAATTAACAGAGCTGGTGGTGATATTAGATTAATTTACAGAAAAATTAAACTAACAAGTTCCATCAAATTCAACGATTGGGGACCATTTGATTACCATCGTGACTTTAATTTAACATACCCACTCCAACTGATGTTAGATTTATCAACATCTGTGGGAAAACCGAATTGGTATGTTTTACCAAACACAAAAATTGGAATAATGGGTACTTGGCGTTCTTTAGACCAGTATTCTCCTCGTTATAGTCCAAATCAAACCTCCGGACCATTTGTAACAGAGCCTATTGTGAGTCCGGTTGGATTTCCTAACGGTAGTGAATGGGAAATCAGAACATATGTTCATATTAACATTGGAAAATAAAATAACAATATAATAAAATGGAAATGAAAACAAGAAAATTTATTTATTTAAAAATCACGCTCCTGGTAGGATTGATTTTCAATTTAGTTGTAGGTTGTGATAGAGAACCTTCCGATGATTCGGTGCTCGCAACATATCCAAAAACTGCCGAGGTATTCATAGATGCATTCAGCCCGGGTTTAGAATACGGAGCATTTGGTAATACCTTACTAACGGGTTTTAATGTTGATACTGACGTAAAATACAAAGGAACTGCTTCTATGAGATTTGATGTTCCAAATGTTGGAGATCCGGAAGGCGCCTATGTAGGTGGTGTTTTTATAGATGGCGGTGGACGTGATCTTTCTGGCTATGATGCGCTAACTTTTTGGGCAAAAGGTTCGCAATCAGCGACCATCAATGAACTAGGTTTTGGAAATGATTTTAACCAAAACAAATACCTGGTAACAATGACAAATGTTCCTTTAGCTACGTATTGGAAAAAATACATTATTCCTATTCCTGATGCTTCTAAATTAACATATGAAAAAGGTATGTTTTGGTATGCAGAAGGACCCGAAAATGGACAAGGATATACCTTTTGGATTGATGAAGTAAAATATGAAAAATTAGGTACAATTGCGCATCCGATACCGACTATTTATGATGGTATCAATAAAGTGGAAGATAGTTTTATTGGTATGAATACAACTATAACGGGCTTATCACAAACTTTTAATTTGGGTAATGGTGATAACCAAACCGTTTCTGTAGCTCCATCATATTATACTTTTATATCCTCCAATCCTGCTGTTGCAACAGTGAGTGAATTAGGTGTAATTAATGTAGTTGGCGCAGGTACAACTGTCATAACTGCAAAATTAGGAGATGTGGATGCATTGGGTTCGTTTACAATTAATTCATTAGGAGTCTTTACACCGGCACCAACTCCAACTCGTGACCCTGCAAATGTAATTTCCATTTTTAGTAATGCTTACACTAATGTACCTGTTGAATATTACAATGGTTATTATGCTCCATATCAAACCACGCAAGGGCAAGACGATATTCATATAAATGGTGATGATATTATTCGATATACACAACTTAATTTTGTTGGAACTCAGTTTTCTCAACCTACCGTTAATGCAACTTCAATGACTCATTTTCATGTGGATATTCAAGTGCAGGAAGCAATGACAGCAGGAGACCATATCAGAATTCAATTAGGTGATTTTGGTGCAAATGCAGTTTTCGGAGGCGGAGATGATACAAACGGATCAGTTAATTACACTAATGCCAGTTTTACAAATGGAAGCTGGGTAGGTTTTGATATTCCACTTGCCAATTTTACAGGATTATCCAGTAGAAGTCATTTAGCACAGATATTATTTATTTCTGATGGAACTATTTCTAATATTCTTGTCGATAATATGTATTTCTACGCGCAACCTAATGCACCAACAACTGCAGCTCCAACGCCTACAGTTCCTGCTGCAAATGTAATTTCTGTATTCAGTGATGCTTATACTAATATTGCCGGAACTAATTTAAATCCTAATTGGGGCCAGGCTACTGTAGTAACACAACCACTTATTGCCGGGAATACAACACTAAAATATGCTGGATTGAATTATCAGGGAATTCAATTGGGCAGTAGTCAGAATGTCTCCGGAATGAGTTTTCTGCATATTGACTATTGGACTGCTAACTCTACATCTCTCAAAACATATTTAATAAGTACTGGTCCGGTAGAGACCCCAAAAGTTTTAACTGTGCCCACATCTGGATGGCAAAGTATAGAAATTCCACTCAGCAATTTTTCTCCTGTTAATCTTGCAGATGTAATACAACTTAAGTTTGATGGCAATGGGGATATTTATTTAGACAACATCTATTTTCATAACTAGAAAAATGGTTTTAAACACTTATAAAATTTAAAAAATGTATCAGAAAAATCAATTTAATAAAATAGACAAAAGTATGTCAAATGAAAGTTTTAACACTAAATGGTATGGGCTAAGTTTAGCAAAAAGCTTTCTTATAACTACTTTATTGCTTGTAGTTTTTGGTTGTTCAAATGATGAAAATCAAAAAGTTACAACCATGAACAAACTGGTTATGCAGGATGAGTTTAACACTGATGGAGCGCCTAACAGCGCGATTTGGAATTATGATATTGGTACAGGTAGTAACGGCTGGGGAAATAATGAGTTGGAATACTACACTAATAGTTCTGAAAACATCAAAGTTGTTGATGGCATGCTACAGATAACTGCCAAAAAAGAAGCGTTTTTGGGTTCTCAATATACTTCTGCCAGAATATTAACCAAAGGATTATTTGAACAAAAATATGGTCGATTTGAAGCGCGAATTAAAATGCCATGGGGACAAGGTCTTTGGCCTGCATTTTGGCTATTAGGATCTGATTCCGATACTGTGAATTGGCCTCTGTGTGGTGAAATTGATATTATGGAGTATAAAGGTCAGGAACCAACCATAACACATGGAACTGTTCATGGTCCGGGCTATTCAGGTGCTACTGCTATTACTAAAAGTTATGATTTGATTAATAATCGCTTCGATACTGATTTTCACATCTTTGGTATTGAGTGGGGGAAAAATTACATCAACTTCTATGTAGATGACGTTTTATACAATCAAATTACTCCTGATAAAGTTACTGGTGAATGGGTATATGACAAACCTTTTTATATCATACTTAATCTTGCTGTTGGAGGCAATTATGTTGGTTCTCCTAATACCGAAACAATTTTTCCTCAAACCATGTATGTTGACTACGTGAGAGTTTATCAATAACTATTAGAGTCATGAAATAAGGTTAATCATAGTTTACGATTGACCTTATTTTTAAAATATCATAAAGATTATAAAACATAACATGCAATTAATGAACCTATATTTTAATATAAAAACAATTCAGTTTATTGGGTTGTTATTATTCATTTGTTGCATGCCAATAAAAGGAATTAGCCATACCTCTCAGGAACATAATATTAGTAAAGTTTTAAACTTGAAATCGATAAAAACAGCTGTTTATACCACCGCACATCATTCTGATTTAAAATTAACCGTTACTGATTCATTAAAATTTCAAGAACTGAAACAACCTCTTGAAACTGCTGCTTCTATAATTGTTGATTCGAGTAAAGAATTTCAAACTTTTCTAGGTATTGGAGGAGCATTAACCGATGCTTCTGCTGAAACTTTTTACAAACTATCAAAAAGTAATCAGAAAAGGTTTTTAGAAGCATATTATAATCAGGAAAAAGGAATAGGGTATTCATTAGCCCGAACTTCTATACATAGTTGTGATTTTTCAACATCGAGTTACACCTATATTGATGAAGGCGATAGTGCGCTTGCTACCTTTTCTATTGAACACGATAAAAAATACCGCATCCCATTCATAAAAAAAGCTATTGAAGCAGCCGGAGGAAAACTAACCTTGTATGCCAGTCCGTGGAGTCCACCCGCATTTATGAAATCAAACAAGAGTATGCTCAATGGTGGAAAGCTGCTTCCTGAATTTTATCAATCTTGGGCTAATTATTATGTAAAATTTATCAAATCCTATGAAGCTGAAGGCATTCCTGTTTGGGGCTTAACCATCCAAAATGAACCACTAGCTGTACAACGATGGGAGTCTTGTATTTATACGGCCGAAGAAGAACGCGACTTTTTAAAAAACTATTTAGGACCAACTTTACAAAAAGAAGGTTTAGGAAGCATAAAAAACATTGTTTGGGACCATAACAGAGACCTATTATTTCAGCGTGCCAATGTGATTTTAAACGATCCTAAAGCGGCAAAATATGCCTGGGGCATTGGTTTTCATTGGTATGAAGATTGGAAAGATGGTGTGCCAATGTATGATGCTGTTAAGTATGTTAAAGAAGCTTATCCCGATAAAAATTTAATTTTTACTGAAGGCTGTAATGAAAGTTATAATCTGGAAAGAATAAAAAATGAAGACCCAAAATTAGCCGAGCGCTACGGAAAATCAATGATAAACGATTTTAACAATGGTGTTGTAGCATGGACAGACTGGAATATTCTTCTTGATGAAACCGGAGGACCAAATCATGTTGGAAATCTTTGTTTTTCACCTGTTCATGGCAATACCAAAACCGATGAAATTACGTTTACCAATTCGTATTATTATATAGGACATTTTTCAAAATTTATTCGTCCGGGAGCAAAAAAAATTGCCAGTGTTTCCAGTAGCAATGCTTTATTAACAACTGCTTTTAAAAATACCGATGGAAGCCTGGCCATTGTTGTCATGAATTCAAGTGATAAAAATCTGGATTACAGCCTAACTCTTCAATCAAATTCAGCTTATCTAAAAGCACTGCCTCATTCAATTCAAACAATTTTAATAAGTAACAAATAGAAAATAAATTTTAAGTAAACTGGTTTCAATGGAAGGAAAGAATAGTAAAGTGGAATGGGTAACTTTCGAAAACGAAAAGTTTTATAAAATCGCAAACAGTGATGTGATGCGACCATTTTTTATGAGCATCGTTAGCGATTCCAATCATTGGATGTTTATTTCCAGTAACGGTGGTTTAACGGCCGGTAGAAAGGACAGCAACAATGCTTTGTTTCCGTATTACACCGATGATAAAATAACTGAAAATGCTGAAGTTACGGGCAGTAAGAGCATTTTTCAAATCCATTTAGGTTCTAAAACTATAATTTGGGAACCGTTCTCAATAAGACAAATGGGAGTTTATAAAACAACCCAAAATCTGTATAAAAACAATTATGGCAATAAAATAATTTTTGAGGAAATTAATGAGGATTTAAATTTAACCTACCGCTATCAATGGAATTCCAGTCATAAATATGGGTTTATCAAAAAGGCAGCTTTAATAAATAACTCTGAAAATAATCTTGAGATAACGCTACTGGACGGTATGCAAAACATTTTGCCAAATGGTGTAAATGAGGATTTGCAAAGTAGCAAAAGTAATCTTGTTGATGCTTATAAAAAAAGTGAATTACTCGCTAATGTTGGAATGGGAATTTACTCTTTAAGTGCCATCATTGTTGATAAAGCAGAACCAAGCGAATGTTTAAAAACCAATATCGTCTGGTCATTTGGAATTGAATCTCCAACTTACTTAATCTCGTCTTTACAACTTGATAATTTTAGAAAAGGAAATCGCGTTAAACAAGAAGCTGATATCAAGGCGGAAAGAGGTGCTTACTTTGTTAGTTCTACCATTAAATTAGGAGCAAAATCAGAAAAAAATTGGTTTTTTGTAGCCGATGTAAATCAGACCATTTCCAAAGTAACAGCCTTAGCAGAGTTTCTTTTTATTACTACTGAAAAAGACTTAGCTGATAGTATTGAGCAGGATGTGGAATTGGGCACCAAAAAACTAATTGCATTGACAGCAGCATCTGATGGATTACAAATAACGCAAGATGAGCTAACCAATACCAGACATTTTTCAAATACACTTTTTAACATCATGCGTGGTGGTATATTTGATGATGGGTATACTATTGAAAAGCAAGATTTCATAACGTATTTAGAAAAGGCCAACAAAAATGTTTTCAATGCTAATCAAGCTATACTTACCGGTCTACCCAACAATTTTACTTTAGAAGAGCTAAAAAATAGCGCTGATACTATTGAAGACAGCAATTTTAAACGTCTTTGTTTTGAATACCTTCCGCTTAAATTTAGTCGTCGTCATGGTGACCCAAGCCGACCTTGGAATAAATTTTCGATTAATACTCAAAGTGAAACCGATGGTTCTAAAATACTCGATTATGAAGGAAACTGGAGAGATATTTTCCAGAACTGGGAAGCATTAGCACATTCTTTTCCGGAGTTTATAGAAAGTATGATTCATAAATTTCTGAACGCTACAACCTTTGACGGATACAATCCATACCGTGTTACCAAAGACGGTTTTGATTGGGAAGCTATCGAAGAACACGATCCCTGGTCATACATTGGTTATTGGGGCGATCACCAGATTATTTATTTACTCAAGTTTCTGGAATTTATTGAAAATCACTATCCAAACCTTTTAGAAAAACGATTTACCCAAAACATTTTTGTGTATGCCAATGTGCCGTACAAAATAAAAAGCTATCAGGATACACTTTCAAACCCAAAAGACACTATCGATTTTGATTACAAATTAGATGGGAAAATTAGACAATTGAGAAACGAAATGGGTTCTGATGGAACGCTTATAATGGATGGTAAATCCACTATTTATAAAGTAAACCTAACGGAAAAATTATTAGTCACTCTATTAGCGAAAGTATCCAACTTTATTCCCGAAGGTGGCATTTGGATGAACACCCAACGTCCGGAATGGAATGACGCAAACAACGCTTTAGTTGGAAATGGTGTTTCGATGGTGACACTTTGTTATTTGAATCGATTTATACTTTTTTATGAAAAAGTGATTCTGAAATCTGCTGTTGACAGAGTTGAATTGTCAGAAGAATTGGCTGATTTTTTCAATGAAGTTGTTGCAACACTTGCTAATAACAAACATTTACTATCTGATAAAATATCCGATAAAGACAGAAAAACGGTATTAGATGGACTAGGAAATGCAGGAAGTAACTACCGCTTATCTATTTATAAAAATGGATTTAAAGGTTCTAAAATAACCATCTCTAAAAACGAACTTTTAACATTTTTTGAAGTGCTTAAAGAATTTTTAGCGCACACCATAACCGCAAACAAAAGGGATGATGCCATGTATCATGCCTACAACTTAATGACTGTCAAAAATGAAAAAGAAATAACTATTTCCTATCTGCCGGAAATGTTAGAAGGACAAGTTGCCGTTTTAAGTTCGGGAATGTTATCACCAAAAGAAGCATTAAAAGTACTTGACGGACTAAAAAGCAGTGCTTTATTCAGAGAAGATCAATACAGTTATATTTTATACCCAAACAAAGAGTTACCTCGATTTGATAAAAAGAACAATATTTCGTCAGAAAGAATTCAAAAATCTGAATTGCTTATCCAATTACTAAAAGACGGAAATACTCAAATCGTAGAAAAAGATGTTTTAGGAAACTATCATTTTAATGGAAATTTTAATAATGCTAATACTTTAAAAACAGCTTTATCCAATTTAAATCAAGTAAAATACAAAACGTTAATTGAAAAAGATTCAGCCTTACTGTTAGAAATGTATGAGGAAGTTTTTAATCATAAAGCATTTACAGGTCGTTCAGGAACATTCTACGGCTATGAAGGTTTAGGCTCAATTTATTGGCACATGGTTTCTAAATTGTTACTGGCCGTTCAGGAAAATTGTTTACTAGCCATAAATTCAAAAGAAGATGAAGTAACCATTGGAAAACTTTTGGACCATTACTATGAAATAAATGCGGGAATTGGCGTGCACAAATCGCCTGAATTATACGGCGCATTCCCAACCGATCCCTATTCTCATACGCCTGCCGGAAAAGGTGCACAACAACCCGGAATGACAGGACAGGTTAAAGAAGATATACTAAGTCGAATCGGTGAAGTTGGCGTTTTTGTTACTGACGGAAAAATTATTTTTAATCCTCGATTGTTGCGAAAAAACGAGTTTTTACAATCGCCGAAAGCATTTAATTATATCACAAAAGAAAATAAAGAAGCCCAAATTCAGCTAGAGCCAAATTCGCTGTGTTTTACGTATTGCCAAATTCCAATCGTATATAAACTTACTGATAAAGAAAGCTTAGAAGTCGTTTATAACAATAATGAATCAAGTTTTTTTGAAAATTTAAGCTTAGATAAAGCAACTTCAAAACTAGTTTTTGGAAGAAAAAACAATATCAGTCAAATCATTGTTTCAATAATAAAATAACCAAATGAAAAACATCCAAAATATATTTTTACTAGTTCCAATTCTATTGGTACTGTTTGGATGTGGAAGTATGAAAGCGCAAAAAAAAGAAAGTAAACCGATGCCAGATAAAAATCTTACTGCTGCCGATATATTAGGCAATCCAAAATATTTAGCAATATCATATGGTGGTTTCAGACAGACTTCAAGAGATATTGAGCCTACAATTCCTGAACTTAAAGAGGATATGAGAATTCTCTCGGCTATGGGTATCAAAGTTTTGAGAACTTATAATGTTCATTTAAAAGAAGCCGCCAATCTTCTGGAAGTTATTCGTAAACTCAAAAAAGAAGATAAAAACTTTGAAATGTATGTAATGTTAGGCGCATGGATAGATTGCCAAAATGCATGGACTGACCTGGCTCCCAATCATGATGTTGAAAGTGAAGCCAATGCAACAGAAATTGCCAGAGCAGTTGAATTAGCAAATGAATACCCAGAAATTGTAAAAATTATTGCCGTTGGAAACGAGGCTATGGTAAAATGGGCAACCAGTTATTTTGTGCAACCTGGTGTGATTTTAAAATGGGTCAATCATTTACAAGAACTAAAAAAATCAGGAAAATTGCCCAATGATTTATGGATTACCAGTTCCGATAATTTTGCTTCTTGGGGTGGAGGCGATAGTCAATATCATGTTCCCGATTTAGAAAAATTAATAAAAGCCGTAGATTATATCTCCATGCACACCTACCCTATGCATGACACTCATTACAATCCTGCTTTTTGGGGTGTGCTAGAAAAAGAAAGCCATTTGACCGACATAGAAAAGATAAATGCTGCTATGCTTCGCGCCAAAGAATATGCCATCTCACAATATGAGGCTGTTTCTAAATATATGAAAAGCCTGGGTGTAAATAAACCCATTCATATTGGTGAAACCGGTTGGGCAAGTTTATCAAATGAGCATTATGGCAATGAAGGCTCTAAAGCTACCGATGAATATAAAGAAGCCTTATTTTATAATCACATGAGAGATTGGACAAATAAAGTGGGCATGTCCTGTTTTTACTTTGAAGCTTTTGATGAACAATGGAAAGACGCGAAGAATCCATCTGGTTCTGAAAATCATTTTGGCTTATTTACCTTAAACGGACAAGCAAAATATGCATTATGGAAATTGGTTGATAAAGGTGTATTCAAAGGATTGACCAGAAATGGAAATAAAATAACTAAAACATACAACGGAAATGAACAAGCGTTGATGAAAGATGTATTAGTGCCAAAAGATTTACATTAAAATAAGGAAAGTGAACAATTCAAATACTGTTTATAAAATCTCAAAAAATAATATTATGACAGAATTACAAACAAACAATCCGGTTCCTTCTATTAAAAGAGATAGAGTACCTGTTGGACAAAAAGCAGCATTTGGAGCAGGACATTTGGTAAATAATTTATTTCCAGGTGCTTTAGGTGTGTTTTCATTCTTTCTCTTAACAGCTTTTGGGATGGATCCAATATATGCCGGAATACTAGGAGGTTTGCCTCGAATTTATGACGCTATAATTGACCCAATTATTGGCCATCTTTCTGATAATTCCAATTCAAGATGGGGACGAAGAAGACCATTTATATTTGTTGGAGCAATTTTAAGTGGTTTATTTTTTATCATATTATGGCAGCTTGACCCAAACGACTCACAAACATATAATTTTTGGTATTTCCTTATATTTTCACTTGTCTTTCTAACGGGTAATGCATTATTTGCTACGCCACTTATCGGGCTGGGTTATGAAATGACCTCAGATTATAAAGAGCGAACCAGATTAATGGGATTTTCTCAAACTATTGGCCAAATTGCCTGGATGATAGTGCCTTGGTTTTGGGTTATTATTGCAGATCCAACAATATTCAAAACACAAGCAGAAGGCGTTCATAAATTATCTGTAATTGTAGGCATAATATGCATGCTTTTGGGAATTTTACCGGCATTATTTTGTAAAGAAATGGATCAGACCAATTTGCAAAACAGAGAAAAAAGTAATAAAAGTATATTTAGCGAACTACTTGGGCTTTTTAAAAGTATCGGACTAATTTCAAAAAATAAATCTTTTATGAAGCTATGTGCAGCAACATTTCTTGTTTTCAATGGCTTTCAGATGGTAGCATCATTTAGTTATTTTATCATTGTTTTTTACATGTTTAATGGCGATTATGGCTTGGCTGGTTCCTGGCCTGCTTGGTTTTCAACAATTACTGCTATTCTTACTGCTTTTTTGATTATTCCTATAGTAACCATGATTTCGACTAAATATGGCAAAAAGAACGCTTTTATTATCACTACTCTCCTATCTATTATTGGATATGGTTTAAAATGGTGGGGATTTAGTCCGGGAAATCCTTGGTTAATGTTTATTCCAGTACCATTGATTGCTTTTGGCTTAGGTGGTTTATTTACTTTAATGATGAGTATGACTGCTGATGTTTGTGACTTAGATGAATTAGAAAACGGAATGCCCAGAAAAGAAGGAACTTTTGGCGCAATATATTGGTGGATGGTTAAGTTAGGCCAAGGTATTGCATTAGTATTAGCAGGTTGGGTTTTGGAAGTTATTGGTTTCGATGCAGGAAAACCCAGTCAAAGTGTAGAGACTATGACTAGTTTAAGACTATTCGATATATTCATTCCAATTATTACTGCTGCGATTGCGATTTGGGTAATGAAAAATTATAGTCTTTCAGAAGATAAAGCAAAAGAAATAAAAGCACAATTAATTGCCCGAAGAGGTGAATTATAACACTAAAAAATTTACTTATGTCATATAGAAAAGATCATCAGTCTTCAATAAATGAAAACGACTATACACAATACGCAGGTAACTATATTCAACATGCAGGTATTGATTTCAGTGCTGTACCAACAAAAAAAATGGAGCAACTCTGGCGAGACACTCTGGAAAAAGGGATGCATGGTTTATGTTTTAGCATGTATGAAGATGGACAAAAACCGGGCGATATTATTAGCAAAGAACAAGTAAACAGAAGAATTCAAATCATAAAACGATATACCAAATGGATTCGTTCTTTTTCTTGTGTAGAAGGTAACGAACATATTCCTCGAATCGCACATC is part of the Flavobacterium sangjuense genome and harbors:
- a CDS encoding glycosyl hydrolase family 16 — translated: MKTRKFIYLKITLLVGLIFNLVVGCDREPSDDSVLATYPKTAEVFIDAFSPGLEYGAFGNTLLTGFNVDTDVKYKGTASMRFDVPNVGDPEGAYVGGVFIDGGGRDLSGYDALTFWAKGSQSATINELGFGNDFNQNKYLVTMTNVPLATYWKKYIIPIPDASKLTYEKGMFWYAEGPENGQGYTFWIDEVKYEKLGTIAHPIPTIYDGINKVEDSFIGMNTTITGLSQTFNLGNGDNQTVSVAPSYYTFISSNPAVATVSELGVINVVGAGTTVITAKLGDVDALGSFTINSLGVFTPAPTPTRDPANVISIFSNAYTNVPVEYYNGYYAPYQTTQGQDDIHINGDDIIRYTQLNFVGTQFSQPTVNATSMTHFHVDIQVQEAMTAGDHIRIQLGDFGANAVFGGGDDTNGSVNYTNASFTNGSWVGFDIPLANFTGLSSRSHLAQILFISDGTISNILVDNMYFYAQPNAPTTAAPTPTVPAANVISVFSDAYTNIAGTNLNPNWGQATVVTQPLIAGNTTLKYAGLNYQGIQLGSSQNVSGMSFLHIDYWTANSTSLKTYLISTGPVETPKVLTVPTSGWQSIEIPLSNFSPVNLADVIQLKFDGNGDIYLDNIYFHN
- a CDS encoding MFS transporter, with protein sequence MTELQTNNPVPSIKRDRVPVGQKAAFGAGHLVNNLFPGALGVFSFFLLTAFGMDPIYAGILGGLPRIYDAIIDPIIGHLSDNSNSRWGRRRPFIFVGAILSGLFFIILWQLDPNDSQTYNFWYFLIFSLVFLTGNALFATPLIGLGYEMTSDYKERTRLMGFSQTIGQIAWMIVPWFWVIIADPTIFKTQAEGVHKLSVIVGIICMLLGILPALFCKEMDQTNLQNREKSNKSIFSELLGLFKSIGLISKNKSFMKLCAATFLVFNGFQMVASFSYFIIVFYMFNGDYGLAGSWPAWFSTITAILTAFLIIPIVTMISTKYGKKNAFIITTLLSIIGYGLKWWGFSPGNPWLMFIPVPLIAFGLGGLFTLMMSMTADVCDLDELENGMPRKEGTFGAIYWWMVKLGQGIALVLAGWVLEVIGFDAGKPSQSVETMTSLRLFDIFIPIITAAIAIWVMKNYSLSEDKAKEIKAQLIARRGEL
- a CDS encoding glycosyl hydrolase family 17 protein, with protein sequence MKNIQNIFLLVPILLVLFGCGSMKAQKKESKPMPDKNLTAADILGNPKYLAISYGGFRQTSRDIEPTIPELKEDMRILSAMGIKVLRTYNVHLKEAANLLEVIRKLKKEDKNFEMYVMLGAWIDCQNAWTDLAPNHDVESEANATEIARAVELANEYPEIVKIIAVGNEAMVKWATSYFVQPGVILKWVNHLQELKKSGKLPNDLWITSSDNFASWGGGDSQYHVPDLEKLIKAVDYISMHTYPMHDTHYNPAFWGVLEKESHLTDIEKINAAMLRAKEYAISQYEAVSKYMKSLGVNKPIHIGETGWASLSNEHYGNEGSKATDEYKEALFYNHMRDWTNKVGMSCFYFEAFDEQWKDAKNPSGSENHFGLFTLNGQAKYALWKLVDKGVFKGLTRNGNKITKTYNGNEQALMKDVLVPKDLH
- a CDS encoding glycoside hydrolase family 30 protein, whose translation is MNLYFNIKTIQFIGLLLFICCMPIKGISHTSQEHNISKVLNLKSIKTAVYTTAHHSDLKLTVTDSLKFQELKQPLETAASIIVDSSKEFQTFLGIGGALTDASAETFYKLSKSNQKRFLEAYYNQEKGIGYSLARTSIHSCDFSTSSYTYIDEGDSALATFSIEHDKKYRIPFIKKAIEAAGGKLTLYASPWSPPAFMKSNKSMLNGGKLLPEFYQSWANYYVKFIKSYEAEGIPVWGLTIQNEPLAVQRWESCIYTAEEERDFLKNYLGPTLQKEGLGSIKNIVWDHNRDLLFQRANVILNDPKAAKYAWGIGFHWYEDWKDGVPMYDAVKYVKEAYPDKNLIFTEGCNESYNLERIKNEDPKLAERYGKSMINDFNNGVVAWTDWNILLDETGGPNHVGNLCFSPVHGNTKTDEITFTNSYYYIGHFSKFIRPGAKKIASVSSSNALLTTAFKNTDGSLAIVVMNSSDKNLDYSLTLQSNSAYLKALPHSIQTILISNK
- a CDS encoding glycoside hydrolase family 16 protein, which translates into the protein MSNESFNTKWYGLSLAKSFLITTLLLVVFGCSNDENQKVTTMNKLVMQDEFNTDGAPNSAIWNYDIGTGSNGWGNNELEYYTNSSENIKVVDGMLQITAKKEAFLGSQYTSARILTKGLFEQKYGRFEARIKMPWGQGLWPAFWLLGSDSDTVNWPLCGEIDIMEYKGQEPTITHGTVHGPGYSGATAITKSYDLINNRFDTDFHIFGIEWGKNYINFYVDDVLYNQITPDKVTGEWVYDKPFYIILNLAVGGNYVGSPNTETIFPQTMYVDYVRVYQ